A window of Chloracidobacterium sp. N contains these coding sequences:
- a CDS encoding serine/threonine-protein kinase yields MTYETLKVIGSGAHAIVHLARDSTTGELYAIKEFLGGGRAAQLFFRELASLTTLQHPNVVRCVDLIYGQGNTRNKLVLEYAAGGSLRDVLNQQTVLPVAEAVRVIRDVAAGLAYAHSRQILHRDLKPENILVFPDPPTGANRYKIADLGIANHLANVFDQQKPNGSPAYMAPEQFYDFSTYASDLYSLGVIFYELLTGDRPFHGLPEELFTKHAKQPPDLSRIPEPVRPIVAALLHKTSGERMKSAQALLEALDTLDDPAAPMAACAPDTASDAPGTATVIAQTQQLDPWFTLELAGSQQLFVINPLQRPAVYIVDARTTGFLELDRRRFVPYFLPERITATTVPHAEATTSYFATNRSLYALAAGDMSPRRLFSLPFPVTSLAVTPAENLFLLANDTRLSGYSPEGRQCWELEVCNYLQAPQLLVLGDDDILVTSGPIRPKVMCLDASGRIKYQIPLGSPALALMPSSVGGDFHLVLFGDGDQQPMRLATFAGDRELAEMDLGEAVYATKNHTHFVTFFHASGRISLISDGLPIAEYQPRGMILDDAWVPAAHAYVNIERQTPRTLINVFRLTTTPH; encoded by the coding sequence ATGACGTACGAAACGCTCAAGGTTATCGGTAGCGGCGCTCATGCCATTGTCCATCTGGCGCGCGACTCAACCACCGGTGAACTGTATGCCATCAAGGAGTTTCTGGGCGGCGGCAGAGCCGCCCAACTCTTTTTCCGTGAACTGGCTTCCCTGACGACCCTGCAACATCCGAATGTCGTCCGTTGCGTTGACCTCATTTACGGACAGGGCAACACGCGCAACAAGCTGGTGCTGGAATATGCCGCCGGTGGTAGCTTGCGCGACGTTCTCAACCAGCAGACCGTACTGCCGGTGGCGGAAGCCGTCCGGGTGATCCGGGATGTGGCCGCCGGGCTGGCTTATGCCCACAGCCGGCAGATTCTGCACCGCGATCTGAAACCTGAAAACATCCTGGTCTTTCCCGACCCGCCCACCGGCGCCAACCGCTACAAGATTGCGGACCTGGGCATCGCCAATCACCTGGCCAATGTTTTCGATCAGCAAAAGCCAAACGGGTCGCCGGCTTACATGGCGCCGGAGCAGTTTTATGACTTTTCAACCTATGCCAGCGACCTGTACTCCCTGGGCGTGATTTTTTACGAACTTCTGACCGGTGATCGTCCTTTCCATGGTCTGCCGGAGGAGCTTTTCACCAAACATGCCAAGCAACCACCTGATTTGAGCCGGATTCCAGAGCCGGTGCGCCCCATTGTGGCGGCGCTCCTGCACAAGACGTCCGGAGAACGGATGAAGTCGGCCCAGGCTCTCCTGGAAGCCCTCGACACACTCGACGATCCGGCGGCACCGATGGCCGCGTGTGCTCCTGATACAGCCAGCGATGCACCCGGCACGGCCACGGTGATCGCGCAAACCCAGCAACTCGACCCTTGGTTTACCCTCGAACTCGCTGGCAGCCAGCAGCTCTTTGTCATCAACCCACTCCAACGCCCGGCTGTCTATATCGTGGATGCCCGCACGACCGGCTTTCTGGAACTCGACCGGCGGCGCTTTGTGCCCTACTTTCTGCCGGAGCGCATTACGGCGACCACAGTGCCCCACGCTGAGGCGACAACAAGCTATTTCGCCACAAACCGCAGCCTGTACGCGCTTGCGGCCGGTGACATGTCGCCCCGGCGACTGTTTTCACTCCCCTTTCCTGTAACCAGTCTGGCGGTGACCCCGGCCGAAAACCTGTTTCTTCTGGCCAACGACACGCGCCTGTCCGGCTACTCGCCGGAGGGACGGCAATGCTGGGAACTGGAAGTGTGTAACTACTTGCAGGCACCACAGCTTCTGGTGCTGGGTGACGATGACATCCTGGTGACATCCGGCCCCATTCGCCCCAAAGTGATGTGTCTGGATGCCTCCGGCCGCATCAAGTACCAGATTCCGCTGGGTTCACCGGCGCTGGCGCTGATGCCCTCGTCGGTGGGGGGTGATTTCCACCTGGTGCTTTTTGGTGATGGCGACCAGCAGCCGATGCGCCTGGCCACCTTTGCCGGCGACCGCGAACTGGCGGAAATGGATTTGGGTGAGGCCGTCTATGCCACGAAAAACCACACCCACTTCGTCACGTTTTTTCACGCTTCCGGGCGGATTTCGCTGATTTCAGACGGATTGCCGATTGCCGAATACCAGCCACGCGGTATGATACTCGACGACGCTTGGGTGCCAGCCGCCCACGCCTACGTCAACATCGAACGGCAGACGCCGCGCACACTGATCAACGTGTTTCGCCTGACCACGACACCCCACTGA
- a CDS encoding V4R domain-containing protein — protein sequence MAINVADGGIKNYHNYFVPEDFLSRDSRTRTIRLRDGQRGVYASEDFITSLHAGLDEEVGDASSLVMYKNGYEWGVSDMKRFAEKMRHEFGGGKLDIWQMNRKFVLESWWWPLTTEGWGAWAIDFSFEKQGMVFVTIKNSAVAKAMEQVGKPVCYMYAGMFAGVFSVFDREERGGIEVQCYSMGNDCCKFIVGSQKKVNAAEFWRREGASAKEIMEKLVD from the coding sequence ATGGCAATTAATGTGGCCGATGGTGGTATCAAGAACTACCACAACTACTTTGTCCCTGAAGACTTCCTTTCCCGTGACTCACGCACCCGCACCATCCGGCTTCGGGATGGGCAGCGTGGTGTCTATGCTTCTGAAGATTTCATCACCAGCCTCCACGCCGGACTCGATGAAGAAGTCGGTGACGCTTCCAGCCTTGTCATGTACAAAAACGGCTACGAATGGGGCGTCAGCGACATGAAGCGTTTTGCCGAAAAAATGCGTCATGAATTTGGCGGCGGAAAGCTCGATATATGGCAGATGAACCGCAAGTTCGTACTGGAGTCTTGGTGGTGGCCGCTGACGACTGAAGGCTGGGGAGCCTGGGCAATTGATTTCAGCTTTGAAAAGCAGGGCATGGTCTTTGTCACCATCAAGAATTCAGCCGTTGCCAAAGCTATGGAGCAGGTCGGAAAACCGGTCTGCTACATGTATGCCGGCATGTTTGCCGGTGTTTTCAGCGTGTTTGACCGCGAGGAACGGGGTGGTATCGAAGTGCAGTGCTACTCGATGGGAAATGACTGCTGCAAGTTCATTGTTGGCTCGCAGAAAAAGGTCAATGCGGCTGAATTCTGGCGCCGTGAAGGTGCGTCAGCCAAAGAAATCATGGAAAAGCTCGTTGACTGA
- a CDS encoding 2Fe-2S iron-sulfur cluster-binding protein yields the protein MKTLTLQPINKTISVKTDTKVLDTLLASQCEVAMACGGMGLCATCHVFVIKGEESLTPRTEREIRTLGTITGATARSRLSCQARIIGDGVVVELPEGMYLQDIEDLRVLVGKRAEVPILHPRDGRVLIERGKIITKSRILELEGEDFDMSKLAASAS from the coding sequence ATGAAAACTCTCACCCTGCAACCGATCAACAAAACGATTTCGGTCAAAACGGACACCAAGGTTCTCGACACCCTGCTGGCCTCACAGTGCGAAGTGGCCATGGCGTGCGGCGGCATGGGTCTGTGTGCAACCTGTCACGTGTTTGTCATCAAGGGTGAGGAAAGTCTCACGCCCCGCACCGAACGGGAGATTCGCACGCTGGGCACGATTACCGGCGCTACGGCCCGGTCACGGCTCTCCTGCCAGGCGCGCATCATTGGTGATGGCGTGGTCGTCGAACTCCCTGAAGGCATGTATCTCCAGGACATCGAAGACCTCCGCGTGCTCGTCGGCAAGCGGGCCGAGGTGCCAATTTTGCACCCCCGCGATGGTCGGGTGCTCATTGAACGCGGGAAAATCATCACGAAGTCCAGAATCCTGGAGCTGGAAGGCGAAGATTTTGACATGTCGAAGCTCGCGGCGTCAGCTTCCTGA
- a CDS encoding ferredoxin--NADP reductase — translation MKTHPYILRRIIQETPDVRSFIFDFGDQPFGFIPGQFIIVHLDDKHQAPLTISSSPHDQKYFQLTVKRTGNFGTQFYDRMQVGDTVSIGRPMGQLKLQTDSLDPVCFIGCNYCIPAARSFFYYMLVRQPERRMTLFHEVTDPSQVLYDAEFKHFEQNSPLTRVILLDQPTRPAGWFGGLGRVTPVMVGSLYLENPNTKFYVAGEYPEVKFYQQTLQSAEIPKTSIFVERWS, via the coding sequence ATGAAAACGCACCCTTACATCCTGCGCCGTATCATCCAGGAAACGCCGGACGTGCGTTCATTTATCTTTGATTTTGGCGATCAACCTTTTGGTTTCATACCGGGGCAGTTCATCATTGTTCATCTTGATGACAAACACCAGGCGCCGCTGACCATCAGTTCATCTCCTCACGATCAAAAGTACTTCCAGCTAACGGTCAAAAGGACCGGCAACTTTGGCACGCAGTTTTACGACCGGATGCAGGTTGGAGACACCGTTTCCATCGGGCGTCCGATGGGACAACTCAAGCTTCAGACAGACAGCCTCGATCCGGTCTGTTTCATTGGCTGTAACTACTGTATTCCGGCCGCACGCAGCTTTTTTTACTACATGCTTGTCCGTCAGCCGGAACGACGCATGACGCTCTTTCATGAAGTCACTGATCCCAGTCAGGTACTCTACGATGCTGAGTTTAAGCATTTTGAGCAGAACAGTCCCCTGACCCGTGTCATCCTGCTCGACCAGCCAACCCGCCCGGCAGGGTGGTTCGGAGGTCTGGGACGTGTCACGCCGGTCATGGTGGGAAGCCTTTACCTTGAAAATCCCAATACGAAATTTTACGTCGCCGGTGAATATCCTGAAGTAAAGTTCTATCAGCAAACTCTCCAGTCGGCTGAGATTCCCAAAACAAGTATTTTTGTCGAACGCTGGAGCTAA
- a CDS encoding response regulator: MKRVLLVDDDQAVLQIVSKWLSRYQDTFTIITAEHGREALDILMHQPVDVVVTDLQMPVMDGFELIAHLLSEQVHIPIIIMTAMVVSAVENRLQGVGAFPVIRKPLSVTALHNLICNELDARQQGVIQGLTLPSFLQLLETERKSCALRVTANGRVGYLYFCDGDLFHAETGESSGETAAYDILLWEAVKLQMATLPATPPPKTLHDRLMGLLMEAFRRRDEAEEARSRAGAAPHRPPQPDVEAGRMAAPQPPGDQEEDKVNGQPFTAVPATERQMTEAALKAAALILTLADHMLASPVEASKVYALAPELSHRLASADFPQQATHLLHLFDGQRTFGEIAAPLPDQAAVLKFLANGLKALDLLHEAHDTTPADQLARAEAAPTTTE, from the coding sequence ATGAAGCGAGTTCTATTGGTTGATGACGACCAGGCCGTACTCCAGATTGTATCCAAGTGGCTCAGCCGCTACCAGGACACCTTCACCATCATCACGGCCGAACACGGACGGGAGGCGCTTGACATCCTGATGCACCAACCCGTGGATGTCGTGGTGACGGACCTCCAGATGCCCGTGATGGATGGCTTCGAGCTGATTGCCCACCTGCTCAGCGAGCAGGTCCACATCCCCATCATCATCATGACCGCCATGGTGGTCAGCGCTGTCGAAAACCGCCTGCAGGGCGTCGGCGCCTTTCCGGTCATCCGCAAGCCGCTCAGCGTCACGGCGCTCCATAACCTGATCTGCAATGAACTCGACGCCCGTCAGCAGGGTGTCATCCAGGGGTTGACCCTGCCTTCATTTCTCCAGCTTCTGGAAACTGAGCGCAAAAGCTGCGCCCTGCGGGTTACGGCCAACGGGCGCGTGGGGTATCTCTACTTCTGCGACGGCGACCTCTTTCACGCCGAAACCGGCGAAAGCTCCGGTGAAACCGCAGCATACGACATCCTGTTGTGGGAAGCGGTCAAGCTTCAGATGGCGACACTGCCAGCGACGCCCCCTCCGAAAACACTCCATGACCGCCTCATGGGGCTGCTGATGGAAGCCTTCCGCCGCCGGGATGAAGCCGAGGAAGCCCGCTCCCGGGCCGGCGCAGCGCCCCACCGTCCACCCCAGCCAGACGTGGAAGCCGGACGCATGGCAGCGCCCCAGCCGCCGGGTGATCAGGAAGAAGACAAAGTGAATGGGCAGCCGTTCACTGCCGTGCCAGCCACGGAACGCCAGATGACCGAAGCGGCGCTCAAAGCCGCTGCCTTGATACTGACTCTGGCCGATCACATGTTGGCGTCCCCCGTCGAGGCGTCGAAGGTTTACGCCCTGGCGCCCGAACTGTCGCACCGTCTTGCATCCGCGGACTTCCCGCAGCAGGCAACCCACCTGCTGCACCTGTTCGACGGACAGCGCACGTTTGGGGAGATTGCAGCCCCCCTGCCTGACCAGGCCGCCGTTCTCAAGTTTCTTGCCAATGGGCTGAAGGCCCTTGACCTGCTGCATGAAGCACACGACACCACCCCCGCAGACCAGCTCGCACGGGCAGAGGCCGCACCCACAACCACGGAGTGA
- a CDS encoding PrkA family serine protein kinase, translating to MSDTETSKPDIAQLLEAHRRDRASLHWEGTFREYFEMAVKRPQLTQLAHARICDMILAAGTTVINPGTRDEITRYNFFSEELFGIDEAIEQLVEYFKSAAQRLEVRKRILLLMGPVGGGKSTIVTLLKRGLEKWTRTEAGAVYAIKGDPMHGDPMHLIPQELRPEIQKHYGIYIEGELSPQARYDLEHTYKGRHEDVIVERIVFSEKDRVGIGTFAPSDPKSQDVSELTGSIDLSTIGEVGVESDPRAYRFDGELNVANRGMMEFIEILKCDEKFLYSLLTLSQEQAIKTGRYAMIYADEVIISHTNENEYQAFVGNKKNEALQDRIIMIKVPYNLKVSEEERIYKKLLSQSSLQGVHIAPYTLRVAAMFAVLTRLEPPKRANVDLVKKMKLYDGEDVDGFKSKDVKELKAETVREGMFGISPRYIINRLSNALVQESKKYITPIDALRAIRDGFEQHTGITAEEREKYLNLITLVRKEYDEIAKTEVQRAFVYSFEEMAKNICDNYLDNVEAYCNKEKIKDAITEEEMEPDERLMRSIEEQIGISENAKNMFRQEILIRISTYARKGKRFEYNSHERLKEAIEKKIFADLKDIVKITTSTKSPDADQLRRINEVIDRLVKKHGYTPESANELLNYVGSLLSR from the coding sequence ATGTCTGATACCGAAACCTCAAAGCCCGATATTGCCCAACTTTTGGAAGCACACCGGCGTGATCGTGCTTCGCTGCACTGGGAAGGGACGTTCCGTGAGTACTTTGAAATGGCGGTCAAGCGGCCTCAGCTCACGCAACTGGCACATGCCCGCATCTGCGACATGATTCTGGCTGCTGGCACGACGGTCATCAATCCAGGCACGCGAGATGAGATCACGCGCTACAACTTTTTCAGCGAGGAGCTTTTCGGCATTGATGAGGCGATTGAACAGTTGGTCGAGTACTTCAAGTCGGCGGCCCAACGCCTGGAGGTGCGGAAGCGGATTCTCCTGCTGATGGGCCCGGTCGGGGGAGGAAAGTCCACCATCGTCACTTTGCTCAAGCGGGGACTGGAGAAATGGACACGCACCGAGGCGGGCGCCGTGTATGCCATCAAGGGCGATCCGATGCACGGCGACCCCATGCATCTCATTCCCCAGGAACTGCGCCCCGAAATCCAGAAGCACTACGGCATCTACATTGAAGGTGAACTCAGCCCGCAAGCCCGCTACGATCTGGAGCACACCTACAAGGGACGGCACGAGGATGTCATTGTCGAACGGATTGTCTTTTCGGAAAAAGATCGGGTGGGCATTGGCACGTTCGCACCAAGCGATCCCAAATCCCAGGATGTCTCCGAGCTGACCGGCTCGATTGACCTTTCAACGATTGGCGAAGTCGGAGTGGAAAGCGATCCACGCGCCTATCGCTTCGATGGCGAACTCAATGTTGCCAATCGCGGCATGATGGAGTTCATCGAAATCCTCAAGTGCGATGAGAAATTTCTCTACTCACTGCTGACACTGTCGCAGGAGCAGGCCATCAAAACCGGCCGGTACGCGATGATCTACGCCGACGAGGTCATCATTTCGCACACCAACGAAAATGAGTACCAGGCGTTTGTCGGCAACAAGAAAAATGAAGCCTTGCAGGACCGGATCATCATGATCAAGGTGCCCTACAACCTCAAGGTTTCAGAGGAAGAGCGAATCTACAAAAAACTGCTCTCGCAAAGCAGCCTGCAGGGCGTGCACATTGCCCCTTACACCCTGCGCGTCGCCGCTATGTTCGCCGTGCTGACCCGCCTCGAACCACCCAAGCGCGCCAATGTGGACCTCGTCAAGAAAATGAAACTCTACGACGGGGAGGATGTGGATGGCTTCAAGAGCAAGGATGTCAAGGAACTCAAGGCCGAAACCGTCCGGGAGGGAATGTTTGGCATCTCGCCGCGCTACATCATCAACCGCCTGTCCAATGCCCTGGTGCAGGAATCAAAGAAGTACATCACGCCGATTGATGCGCTGCGGGCCATCCGGGATGGTTTCGAGCAGCACACCGGAATTACGGCTGAAGAGCGCGAGAAGTACCTCAACCTCATCACACTGGTGCGCAAGGAGTACGACGAAATCGCCAAGACCGAAGTGCAGCGGGCCTTTGTCTATTCGTTTGAAGAAATGGCCAAAAACATCTGCGACAACTACCTGGATAATGTCGAGGCTTACTGCAACAAGGAAAAAATCAAGGACGCCATCACAGAAGAGGAAATGGAGCCGGATGAACGGCTGATGCGCTCCATTGAAGAGCAGATTGGGATTTCAGAAAATGCCAAAAACATGTTCCGGCAGGAAATCCTCATCCGCATTTCGACGTATGCGCGCAAAGGCAAGCGGTTTGAGTACAATTCCCACGAGCGGCTCAAAGAAGCTATCGAGAAAAAGATATTTGCTGATTTGAAGGACATCGTCAAAATCACCACCTCGACCAAGTCACCGGATGCTGATCAGTTGCGGCGGATCAACGAAGTCATTGACCGGCTGGTGAAAAAGCATGGGTACACCCCCGAAAGCGCCAACGAGCTGCTCAACTACGTGGGGAGCCTGCTGTCACGGTGA
- the aroA gene encoding 3-phosphoshikimate 1-carboxyvinyltransferase: protein MAAESGIARRLEPVRRLRGKVSLPGDKSISHRMAILAAIAEGETFIEGYSESADCAATLDCLRRLGASLQVADGGVRIRGVGRTGLQPSAEMLDAANSGTTIRLLAGILAGQPFETSITGDASLRRRPMRRIIEPLRQMGATISATDDNLAPLTIRGGALRGITYEPPVASAQVKSCLLLAGLFAEGETTVLEPVPTRDHTERLLRAFGVSVTCRGAARTVSGHSRLQSPGRLRAPGDFSAAAFWLAAGLMVESAELVLEDVGLNPTRTGLLTVLREAGCAIEVVNERLVGGEPIGDLQVNAGTPRPSQPLRLKGALTANAIDEVPVLAVLGACFHGVDVADASELRVKESDRLALIVRNLRAMGVEVEERADGLTVPGGQHFRGASIETAGDHRIAMAFAVAALVADGPTTLDDAGCVGVSFPNFFTVLEQLRG, encoded by the coding sequence ATGGCCGCAGAGTCTGGCATCGCCCGGCGTCTTGAACCTGTCCGGCGGCTGCGGGGAAAGGTCAGCCTGCCCGGTGACAAATCCATCTCGCACCGCATGGCGATACTGGCTGCCATTGCTGAAGGCGAGACCTTCATCGAGGGCTATTCGGAGAGTGCGGACTGTGCCGCGACCTTGGACTGCCTCCGCCGACTTGGCGCCAGCCTTCAAGTAGCAGACGGCGGTGTGCGTATCCGCGGGGTGGGAAGAACCGGCTTGCAGCCGAGCGCGGAGATGCTGGATGCCGCCAACTCCGGGACAACCATCCGCTTGCTGGCCGGTATCCTTGCCGGCCAGCCCTTTGAGACGAGCATTACGGGGGATGCCTCGCTGCGCCGCCGTCCCATGCGCCGCATCATTGAACCCTTGCGGCAGATGGGGGCAACTATCTCTGCCACGGACGACAATCTCGCCCCGCTCACGATCCGGGGTGGGGCCTTGCGTGGCATCACCTACGAGCCGCCGGTTGCCAGCGCCCAGGTCAAGTCCTGCCTGCTGCTGGCCGGCTTGTTTGCTGAAGGTGAAACGACAGTGCTGGAGCCGGTTCCGACCCGTGACCATACCGAGCGTCTGCTCCGTGCTTTTGGTGTATCCGTCACCTGCCGGGGCGCAGCGCGTACCGTGAGCGGGCATAGCCGGTTACAGAGTCCCGGACGGCTGCGCGCGCCGGGAGACTTTTCTGCCGCAGCGTTTTGGTTGGCCGCCGGCTTGATGGTTGAATCGGCTGAACTGGTCCTCGAAGATGTCGGACTCAACCCGACCCGGACCGGGCTGCTGACTGTGCTTCGGGAAGCCGGATGCGCCATCGAGGTCGTCAATGAGCGTCTGGTTGGCGGCGAACCCATCGGTGACTTGCAGGTGAACGCCGGAACCCCGCGTCCGTCGCAGCCACTGCGGCTGAAAGGGGCGTTGACGGCCAATGCCATTGATGAAGTGCCGGTGCTGGCCGTTCTGGGGGCGTGTTTCCACGGAGTTGACGTTGCCGATGCCAGCGAGCTGCGGGTCAAGGAAAGTGACCGCCTGGCGCTGATTGTGCGCAACCTGCGCGCCATGGGCGTGGAGGTTGAAGAGCGTGCCGACGGCCTGACGGTGCCCGGCGGCCAACACTTTCGGGGCGCCAGCATCGAAACAGCCGGCGATCACCGGATTGCCATGGCCTTTGCCGTTGCCGCGCTGGTGGCAGACGGGCCAACCACCCTGGATGATGCTGGCTGTGTGGGCGTATCATTCCCAAACTTCTTCACTGTTTTGGAACAGCTCCGGGGCTAG
- a CDS encoding sigma-54 dependent transcriptional regulator: MPRKGSLLVVDDEEVMRDVLETLLSSAGYSVKLARTGEEGLNLYREHVFDVVLLDVSMPGIGGLPTLESLLAHDPEAVVIMITAYATFETAVSAWQRGAFNCIRKPFENEDILRVVEAGIRRRRKDEEHAQLRRTLQQSADKLGIIARSAAMRDILALVEQIAPARTTVLIQGESGTGKELIARAIHFASPRAKTGQFVPVNCGNIPTELLESELFGHSRGAFTGAFTAKKGLFDIADGGTLFLDEIGNISFETQSKLLRVIQEREFIPLGETTPHRVDTRIVAATNLDLKQAVMDGKFREDLFYRLNVINIKLPPLRERPEDILPLARHFIRKYNAENQRQMSEDIDPDVLALLEAYPFPGNVRELENVIERAVVISRTNSLTMECLRDEILNPPVQGELQSLPGGLLSSSLDISHGIRFYDVVAQFEIELIRRALELTRNHQSRAAKLLGLNPTTLNSKIKNYNIK; encoded by the coding sequence ATGCCAAGGAAAGGCTCGCTGCTGGTTGTTGATGATGAGGAAGTCATGCGCGACGTGCTGGAGACGTTGCTCTCCAGCGCCGGGTACAGCGTCAAGCTGGCCCGAACCGGTGAGGAAGGGCTGAACCTTTACCGGGAGCACGTTTTCGATGTTGTGCTCCTCGACGTTTCAATGCCGGGGATAGGGGGGCTTCCCACCCTGGAGTCCCTGCTGGCCCATGACCCGGAAGCTGTCGTCATCATGATTACCGCCTATGCCACGTTTGAAACGGCCGTCAGTGCCTGGCAGCGTGGCGCTTTCAACTGTATCCGTAAACCCTTTGAAAACGAGGATATTTTGCGGGTTGTCGAGGCCGGTATCCGGCGCCGGCGCAAGGACGAAGAACACGCTCAGCTCAGACGCACCCTTCAGCAAAGTGCCGACAAGCTGGGCATCATTGCCCGCAGCGCCGCCATGCGGGACATCCTGGCCCTCGTTGAGCAGATTGCGCCCGCCCGGACGACGGTTCTGATTCAGGGGGAATCAGGAACCGGCAAGGAACTCATTGCGCGTGCCATCCACTTTGCCAGCCCACGGGCCAAGACCGGGCAGTTCGTTCCCGTCAACTGTGGCAACATTCCCACCGAACTTCTGGAAAGCGAACTTTTCGGTCATTCACGGGGCGCTTTTACCGGCGCTTTTACCGCCAAAAAAGGTCTCTTTGACATTGCCGACGGCGGGACACTGTTTCTGGATGAAATTGGCAACATCTCCTTTGAAACCCAGAGCAAACTGCTGCGCGTCATCCAGGAGCGGGAGTTCATCCCACTGGGGGAAACCACACCCCACCGGGTGGACACCCGCATCGTGGCCGCCACCAATCTCGACCTGAAACAGGCCGTGATGGACGGCAAATTTCGGGAAGACCTGTTCTACCGCCTGAATGTCATCAACATCAAGCTCCCGCCCCTGCGTGAGCGCCCGGAGGATATTCTGCCGCTGGCGCGGCATTTCATCCGCAAGTACAACGCAGAAAACCAGCGTCAGATGTCAGAAGACATTGACCCCGACGTGCTGGCGCTGCTTGAAGCCTATCCCTTTCCGGGAAACGTGCGCGAACTGGAAAATGTCATCGAGCGGGCCGTTGTCATCTCACGGACGAACTCCCTGACCATGGAGTGTCTGCGGGATGAGATTCTCAACCCTCCGGTACAGGGAGAGCTTCAGTCCCTGCCTGGTGGGTTGCTGTCATCCTCACTCGACATTTCCCATGGCATACGTTTTTACGATGTCGTGGCACAGTTTGAGATTGAGCTGATTCGTCGCGCTCTGGAGCTGACCCGCAACCACCAGAGCCGTGCGGCCAAGCTGCTGGGTCTCAATCCAACCACCCTCAACAGCAAGATAAAAAATTACAACATCAAGTAA